In the genome of Lactuca sativa cultivar Salinas chromosome 3, Lsat_Salinas_v11, whole genome shotgun sequence, the window TTTGCTACGGAAACATATTTCGTAACTATTTGACTACGGAATTTTCCGTAGCCAAATACCTATGGATTTTGATTTTGTAGCTATTTTGTAAATTCATCTTTTTGTAACAAATTCCATAACAGATTAGctacaaaattttattttgtagCAAATTTTCCTAGCAAAATAGCTATGGATCCTAATTCCATAGCTAACTAGCTACAGAGTTTTATTTTGTAGCCAATTATGTAGCCAACTAGCTACATACATGGATTTTGTAACAGGTTTCATAGAGAACTAGCTACAACAAAAAAATTTGTAGCGTTATTTGTAGTAAACTAGCTACGGATTTTAATTCCGTGACAACTATTCAAGATTTAGCTACGGAATGCAATTCCGTAGCCATTTTCGTAGCAAATTAGTTACAACAAACCATTTCGTAACATATTCCGTAGTAAAATAACTATGAATTTAGATTCCGTAACAACTTTACGTAGCTATTTAAGATTTAGCTACACAATGCAATTCCGTAACCATTTCTGTAGCAAAATAGCTACGACAAGTCGTTCCATAGTATATTCCGTAGTAAAATAGCAACGGATTTTGATTGCGTAGTAATTTTCCGTAGCTATTTaggatttttcttgtagtgtcaaCCCATAAGGCTAGAGATAAGAAGTATTTAGTTTGGAACTAAAACAACCGAAAACCAAACCAAATCAAAATAAGTTTATGACAAAACCTAattttaatttggttttggtttacatcaaccaaaatgaaTAATGAATTTGGTTTATGTTCTGAGTTATGGTCTCATGATGTTTGATCGAAACGAAACCGAATAATCgaaattagtttatttattaaataattcatatttcAATACTTTTATAGTAAATTTGATTTAACGATGTGCATGACATTATTaaagtgtaaaaatattaaatttgatCATTTTTTCACGAACAATACAGTTTGGattttgattttcaaaaattTGTTCATGGATTatgtattttgatttttttttttatattaaataatatagAAAAGTGAAATGTAGATTTTATGTTTTGAACCTTTAAACTTGTTTAGTTTTAATCttaattttttttgggttttcaaACCAAACCAAATTGTAATTTGGTTTTTGGTTTGGTGTTAGTAACTTTGAGTTTGATTTGGTTTTTGGTTTGGAAACAAATAAATTTCTAACGGAAAAAACCAAATGGAGGATACTAAAGACACCATAAACCAAACCAATTCCCATCTATATTTGTGGTCATGGAGATTCACTTGCAACGACTCCGGTGTATTAAATCGTTCTCTGTCACCTTAGAGTCAAGTGGGCCACTGTCGAATACCATCTCTACGTCACATTACTCTCTCCTCTAATTTGAACAACGTTTTACCCTCTCACAACCTTAATCCTTATTCTTTCTCTCTCGCAATGATTTCTAtctatctttcattttgttttgaACACCAagaaatctactctaataaatgatggttttttttgccacttgtcacaccttcattcaatttgtcaaatgtcattttatggttattttaaattaatttttatttcatatgtcattttatggtttttctattttattagttccaaataatatttaaatgcaataataaatgcatattaatCTCCTTAATTAACTTTTCTTCTAAtatcaaaattactaaattaaagttttattaatttcttatatttatttatctaaattatttgtttaaatttagagaaaaaaacacttttatttttataattcagtatttttctcatttttttcttaaaaattcaaagttttcaaatgtttagaattttatatttaatttttttttcttttaaataaactcatgtaatacataaaTCTTATACGTagtataataataaaaaaccaaCTAGCGAGTAGCTAGGAAAAAATACATTTAGTGATCAAGTTTGGGTTATCACACCACCCATTAATTCCAATAGGGGTGAGCATAATAATCAAAAAATCGAACCATAACCAAATTAACCGATATAACCGAACCATAATAACTGAACCGTTTTAAAAACCGTTGGTTtggtttctaattttttttaaccgATAACAAACGGTTCGGTTATGGTTTTATAGGTTAACCGAACCATTATTAACCGAATcgctaactttatattttaatacataaaagttatggattatatatataaaataatatattcaaacttatttaagacccattaaaatttcaaaatataattcATTAATCCTCACTTATCAGAAGATGATAAGACGAACGTGCAATCAAACCATTAAAGGATGATCACGTAGATCATGGAGACACACACAATTTTCCAATCATGCATTGAGTTTGATTATTGATTAATGTTGTAATTCTTAATCGACTAATTCTATAATTTGTAAACGTTATTCACAATTAGTTTAatcttcacactcataatcctaatcagaggcttctcacatcgttaaTCGTAATCAAAAATTGTTTTGACTTTATAGTTCTATTCGAatgatttttcaatttttaatcCAAACTTCTAGGTAAGTTAAGTTTTTGGTTTTTCTTCACTTTGTGATATATTAAGaatgttgttttttttctttttttatttactatttttgaCTTAATCACATTGAATGTATACAAGtgatttatttttttatacaaataacacgtaatataaatgttttttttttggaaagggaacttccctaacgagggtttccgggccagctttcgcgcaccgactaatcccccgctgcaaacatgaAGCTTTGCCTCATGCCCTGGAATCACTGCAagcgaacctccatggccacaagggcttagtagtgccaggatttgaacatggatcaataggttatccaccatatcttccacatgccttaccaagtcaccacaacccaagtggtttaATATAAATGTTTAGCTATTTTATTgtatagtttttttatttaatcgCATTGAACGTGTATGaatgtttgactttattttaatgttaatatCGATTATTAATATATGAAGTTATTAATGTcaaattttttaatgttttatactttttattaaATGTTTTTGAATTTGAATGTGACTATGTGTTCTCTCACTGTAAGTATCAAAGATACACATTTTACTATATTACTATAAGTTAGGTTACAAAATTGATGTCGATGACTTTTTGTATTCTCTTTTCATTTTTTATGCCACTATACTtttgtcatttatattattttgaacattatggttagccaatattaaccattaaccaaaaccgTTAACCGACAAAAACCATTAATCATAATCAATATTAACCATAATCAATGGTTATCAAAATGCATTAACCAATcataatggttatggttcggttttgaccaataaccgaaccaaaccgcTCCATACACATCCATAAATTCCAATCCATTTCCCTACCATACCTAGACCTGTTTTTATCCAATTGAAGACAAAATTTTAACCTCGCTCAAAAGAATTTGACTAGATTTTACAATGCTGTTAAAAGTGTTGTTGATCCTGAAACGCCAGATCTCCCATACCAAGGCGAGAAAAATCACCCACAATCTTGTTGCAACCTTCTCGTCATGCCTTGGTAATCTGCGGCAAAACTTTTATCCTCCACCAACCTCGAACTAACTTCAAAACTTCTTTCCCAGTGGAACATTTAACATCTACCTGCAAATCATACTCTTTCATTTGACtcccttttttttattattaggattgttataaagaaaaaaataatttagaaaCGGTCTCTAGCACTTATTACCCATAACCCTAACTCTAGTCCATATACCATGTAATTAATAAAGTAATGTGGTGTCAAAAAGTTTTATGCTTAATATGTTGGCAAAAGTAGAAATTCTCAAAAGTCTTAATCTCAtgtcatttttatatattttcctacacatactaAGATTTATGAATTTATAAGTTATTTCTAtataattttgtaattttttttgttgagaataataattttataatatatttgtgATCCGAGTATTTGACATTTAATAACCTTCTCAATACATCTCCTAAACTAGAGCACTTCATATGATCACCATTAGttgttttattaataaaatatttcacaTCTTCTGGTTTTCCGTTAAACAATCTAATATATGTTGATTATTACCATTATTCCTTTATAACCAGCTTTTATAAAGTTTTAATGAGCTTTTTCGATAATAGCTAATTCATGTAAAATTTTCTTAAAAATCAATCTAGTTTGAAGTATTCTTCCGCCCCCTCTAGCTTTGGTAGTCGTGTTGGGTCTATGTTCTTGTCTCTACCTTGTAGTTTAGAGTCGTTTACCTTCTTGGTTAATGAATAGGTGAGTGTGTAGAGTAGGTGAGAGGCGTAGTGAGGTTTTGTTCTAATTCGGACAATACACGAAGGAATCAAGTGGGCATAAAATTATAACTTATCCAACATAACATGTTAGTTTACTTCCACTGCTGAGGACGATTTAAGCTTTAAAACAAGATGCCATCGAAAACAAGCCACACGGTTGCATTTAGAATGATTTTGTTATTTCTTAAAACCAAGAAGCTATGCTGGCTGTGGCATTAAATATGCAACGCAGGGGTGGCATGGGAACAATTCCTGCAGCAAACACATGAAACGAAGGCATCCCTCTGTTAGATCCGCAACCAGTGGCAATGAATAAAGTCAGACTTTGTCTCTTCAGCAGGAGCAATGCCAGAAAATTATAAGGAGTGCACATGCTTCAACCGTGTGATATTGATCCTAATTGTCTTaagtttgcatatatatatacagaCAGAGAAAAGATAATTGGTATCATCACAGAACTTTTACATTCTATTCTTGAAATATATATCAGAATGGATTGTTCAACCTCTTATTCTTCATCATCCACCAGTATTCGCCATATTCGATCAACTAGTTTGCCTAACCGATCACATCCAAGCACTCTTCATTTTGAAGAAGAGTTCGCTAACTTCAAAAAATTGGAGGCTTCTACCTCTTCGGTGCCAACTAAAGCTACAATTTGTGATGCTTTACTAGGCCTGGAAAGATTGTATacatgtgttaatgatcttatcagtTTGCCACTGACCCGACAAGCACTTTCTCACGAAAAGCATCAGAAATTTGTTGATAAGTTGTTGGATCAATCGATGATGCTTTTGGATGTATGTGGCTCCATAAGAGATGCCATGCAACAATTCAAGCAACATATCCGAGACCTTCAATCGGCTCAGAGAAGGGGCAAGGGGGACATGAGCATCAACACTTCCTTCTTCAATAAAATGAAGAAGGATACAAGAAGAACACTTTCTGCGC includes:
- the LOC111915447 gene encoding uncharacterized protein LOC111915447, with protein sequence MDCSTSYSSSSTSIRHIRSTSLPNRSHPSTLHFEEEFANFKKLEASTSSVPTKATICDALLGLERLYTCVNDLISLPLTRQALSHEKHQKFVDKLLDQSMMLLDVCGSIRDAMQQFKQHIRDLQSAQRRGKGDMSINTSFFNKMKKDTRRTLSALKQISNKMGATTLLNLDHQLSDVIRSLKDTSLVSISVYESILSLTSALVSKPKPLRWSIVSNLIHKGTMESVDHPQVSSEALECHIDVIENGLECIFRSLIETRAGLLNTHSH